The following coding sequences lie in one Synechococcus sp. CC9902 genomic window:
- a CDS encoding high light inducible protein produces the protein MIEPTEIPQRRLPRYGFHGHTEKLNGRMAMLGFIALLIVEFKLGHGLLNW, from the coding sequence ATGATTGAACCCACCGAAATCCCCCAACGTCGCTTACCCCGTTATGGCTTCCATGGCCATACCGAGAAGTTGAATGGGCGCATGGCCATGCTTGGTTTCATTGCCCTGTTGATTGTGGAATTCAAGCTCGGTCATGGGTTGTTGAATTGGTGA